The following nucleotide sequence is from Candidatus Eisenbacteria bacterium.
TCTTCATCCTGACCAGCGGATCGATGGTGAAAAGCCCGTCCGCGCTGGTCGATTCCGAGCATGTCGGACCGCTCTTCCGGCGGCTCGCCGCCCTCTACGACACGGTGGTGATCGATTCTCCCCCGTTGCTTCCGGTGAGCGACGGAATGGTGCTCGCCGGTTCGGTGTCGGCCGTTCTTTTCGTGATTATGGCGGGAAAAACGCCGCGGGAGGTCGTTCTTCGAGGGAAGGAGATCCTTCGCGACGTGGATGCCCCCTTGGCGGGTGTGGTCATCAACAACACGAAGGGCGCCCTGCCCTACTATTACGACTATAAATACTACGGGTATCGGTACAAATAGGGCGCCCGGACCCCGGCGGAGTGAGGAATGACGGATTCCCGTCCGGAACGACTCGATGTGAGCGTGGTGATCCCCGTCTATGACGAAGAGGGGAACGTGCGTCTTCTTCACGAGAGAACACGGCCGGTTTTGGACGGGCTCGGACTCTCATGGGAGATCCTGTTCGTCGACGACGGATCCCGGGACGGCACCTTCGATCGTCTCCGGGAAATCCGCGAGAGGGACCGGCGCGTGCGTGTCGTTCGGCTCCGGCGGAACTTCGGGCAGACGGCGGCGCTGGCCGCCGGTTTTCAGCACGCCCGCGGCGATCGGGTGGTCACCATGGACGGAGACCTGCAGAACGACCCGAGGGACATCCCCGCGATTCTCGCCAAGATGGACGAGGGATTTCAGGTGGTGAGCGGCTGGCGAAAGAGCCGGAAGGAACCGTTTCTTACGCGACGGCTCCCTTCCATCACCGCCAACGCGCTCATCTCACGGCTCTCCGGCGTTCCTCTTCACGATTACGGTTGCACCCTGAAGGGATACGAGAGGGAGGTGGCGCAACGGTTGCACATCTACGCGGAGATGCACCGCTTCCTTCCGGCTCTCGCGTCCCTCACCGGCGCCCGAGCCGCCGAGGTGCCGGTCCGGGATCATCCCCGCCATTCCGGCGTCTCCAAGTACGGCCTCGGCCGCGTGGGACGGGTCATGGCGGACCTGGTGGCGCTGCAGATGATTCTCCATTTCGCCTCGCGGCCGCGCTATTGGTTCAGCTATCTCGCCTTTCCCTTCGCGCTGGCCGGAACGGTGATCGGTCTCTGGGCCGCCTATTGGTACATCAATCAACCAGCCGGCCAACCGCCGATCGTGCTTCCCGGAACCACTTTTCTTCTCTTTTTCGCTTGGTTCTACCTTCTCTCGCTCGGATGGTTCGCCGAGATCGTTACGGCCACCGGTAACTACAGGCAAGGCTCGATGCTGAGCGGCCTGATCGGAAGGGGTGAGGCGTGAGCGACCCGCGGAACGCGCCGGTGGAGGTCACCGTCTTTCTCTACCTCCCCTACGCCGTCGATGGAGTGGACAAGCAGATCCGTGAGATCCGGGAGGGGCTCGCCGGAATCTCCCACGAGATCCTGATCTTGGACGACGGCACGGGGAAGGGCCGGGGCTGGCTCGACGGACTTCCGACGGGCGCGGGACCGGTGCGCGTGGTTCGTCTTTCGAAGCGTTTCGGCGAAACCGCCGCCATCGACGCGGCGCTTCCACACGCCTCCGGCGGCGTTTTCCTCACCGTTCCCGGAACGCTTCCCGTTTCGGCCGACGAGATCCGGAGCCTGCGCGAAAGGATCACGGAGGGGGCGGACCTCGTTCTCGGCGCGCGATCCGGCGAGCCGGGGGGCGGGCGGGAGCGCCTGCCGCTTCGCGTGTATCGCCGCCTGATCCGCGGCGCCACCGGAGCGAGCTTCCGGGATTTCACGAGCGGCGTCCGCGCGTACCGTCGCGAGGTGGCGGAGGAGATCGCCCTCTACGGGGAGATGATCCGGTTCCTTCCCTTCCTGGCGGTGGGCCGGGGATACCGGGTCGAAGAGATTCTACTCCAGGTGAGCTGGCCGCGCGGCAACGGCGCCCGCGCCTCCCGCCCTACCGTCTATTTCAACCGGATATTGGACGTGCTCACCCTTTACTTCCTTCTGCGCTTCACCCAGAAGCCGCTCCGCTTCTTCGGGCTCGTCGGCTCGATCCTCCTCTTGCCCGGCGTTTTGATCAACCTCTACCTGTTCATCGATCGCGTGATCCTCTCGCACGGAATCGCCGGCCGCCCGCTCCTCCTCCTCGGGATTCTACTCACCGTGCTCGGCGTGCAAACCATCTCCATCGGCCTGATCGGGGAGATGATCATCTTCACACACTCGCGGGAAACGCGCGATTACAGCGTCCGCGAGGTCCTCGAATGACCGTCCGCCCGTTCCGCGACGGGGATGAGGAGCATTGGCGCGCCTTCGTCGGCGCTCGTCCGGAGAGCCGCGTCGGGCACCGCATCGAATGGCGCTCGGTTCTCGCCGAGAGTTTCGGCCACCGCCCGCGCTATCTGATCGCCGAGAGGGAGGGGCGTATCGCAGGCGTGCTCCCTCTGGTGCGCGTCGAGGGGTTGGTGGGAGGAAGGGCGCTCGTCTCCCTTCCCTGGCTGGACGACGCCGGCCCCCTCGCCGAGGACGCGGACACGGAAAGAGCTCTTCTCCGGCGTGCCGTCGAGATCGGCCGCGAGGAGCGCTGCCGCTACGTGGAGATCCGCTCCCTGCGCGATCTGGGAGAGCCGCGACCGGTCCGGGAGGGCAAGACCACCCTGCTCCTGGAATTGGACGACCCGGAGCGAATGTGGAACGGCTTCCCCGCCAAGGTGCGAAACCAGATCCGCAAGGCGGAGAAGGAGGGGCTCGTCGCCGAGAGCGGAGGCGCGGAGCTTCTCGATCCTTTCTATCGGGTTTTTTCGCGGAACATGCGGGACATCGGCGTTCCCGTTTGGGGCCGTGACTTTTTTAAGAGGATGGCCGCGGCCTTCGGTCCGAGCATGGAGGTGATCGTGGTCCGGGAAGAAGGGGAAACCCCGGTGGGTGGATGCGTCCTTTTGCGCCACGGAGAGACGGCGGTCGTGCCGAGCGCTTCGTCGCTTCGAGACCGCTTCCGCCTCTGCCCGAACCACCTTCTCTATTGGACCGCCATCCGTCGCGCCCGGGAGGGGGGGGCGAGCGTTTTCGATTTCGGACGCTCCACGGCGGGGAGCGGCACCTATCGTTTCAAGAAACAGTGGGGCGCCGCGCCCGTCCCCTGCCGGTGGCACTATGCGCTCCTCCGTGCCGACGCCGTGCCGGAGCGCAGCACCGCGAGCCGCAAGCTTCGCCTCTTCGTCGAGGCATGGAAGCGCCTTCCCCTCCCGTTAGCGCGGTGGTTGGGGCCGGTCATCGTCCGGAGGATCCCGTGAATCGCTCCGGTCCGCTCTCACTCGTCCTGATCGCCCTCGTGGTGGGCGCCGTCGGCGCTTTGGCGGTTGTCAATCTCCCCACGCAGGTGGGTTGGGCGCTGGCGATCGCCCTCCTGCCGATCGCGGCGGTTCTCCTCGCCGTGTTGAAGCGCCCCTTCCTGGGCGTCCTTTTGATCTACTTCCTCGAGTATTTTCGCCCCCAGGACATGATCGCTCCCCTGCAACCGCTCCGCCTCCCCTTCCTCACGACCATCGCGATGTTCGGCGTCTTCATCATCCTGGTGATTCGCGACCCGAACCGTCGCTTGATCTGGTCCAGGCAGAGCACGACACTCGTCGGACTGCTCGCCTTCATGGGGCTCTCGGTCATCACCTCGATCAACAACTATTGGGCGTTCCAGTATTTCCGCGGCATGGCGCTCACGGTTATTCTTTATATGCTGACCGTCAATTTGGTGGACCGTCGTACGCGCGTGCGCGCCCTGATCGGCCTTCTCGTGGCGGCCCATATTTTTCTCTGCGGGAAAGGGATCGTCCAGTTCCTCGTCGGCAACCGCTGGGGGACCACCGGGTCGGTGGGAGGCAACTTCCTCGGCGACGAGAACGACTTCGCCATGGCGCTCATCGTGATCTTCCCCTTCGTTTTCTTTCACATCGAAGAGAGCCGGAGAGCGGGGAAGAAGCTGTTCTGGGCGCTCCTGGCGGGCGTTCTGCTCGTCACGGTCATGCTCACGATGTCGCGGGGCGGCTTCGTCGGTATGAGCGCCACCCTCTTTTTCTGCTGGCTCCGCAGCCGGCGAAAACTGCTCGGTGCGTTCGTCATGATTCTTCTGATCAGCGCCGTGGCGGCGATCGCCCCGTCCCGCTACTTCGAGGAGATCGCGTCGATCCGGAACACCGACGAGGGAACCGCCCACAAGAGGAGGGAGTACTGGCTCGCCGGCATGCGGATGTTCGCCGAAAAGCCGCTCATCGGCGTCGGACCGGGGAACTCGCCGCTCTACATGCCCCGTTATCTGGACCTGCCGAACCCGGACACCCAATGGGGAAGAGCGATGCACGGCACCGTTCCCCTTCTCGTGGCGGAGATGGGAGCCGCGGGGATCGCCATCTACACGATCCTCGCGCTGCAGTGCCTCGGAGACCTCCGCAAGACTCTGCGCTACGGACGACGGGGAAAGGGGGAAGGCGCGCGTTTCGCCCGCTATTTCGGCACCGCGACCCTCGGGAGCGCGATCGGGTTCTTGGTCACATCCTCGTTTCTTTCGGCTCTGTACTACCCGCACATCTACCTCATCACTTCTTTTTGCGTAATCGGACTCCGCCTGTCGAGTCGGGCTGAGGAAGAAGAGGAGGAACGATGATCGGTAGGCTTCCGCCGGCTGGTTTCCCTCTTCGCTCGGGGGATCGGCGCGCCGCTCTGGCGGGGTGGCGCGATCCCGAGGGGGCGAGGGAGAGGCTGGTTCGCTCTCTGGAGGAGATCTTTCCGGGAAGGAGAGCCTTCCCCGTTTCCTCCGGCCGGGCGGCCCTCACCCTTCTCCTCGACGCCTGCCGCCGGGTCCGGCCCGGAAGAGACCGCGTGGCCGTCGGCGCCTACACCTGCTGGTCCGTTCCCGCCGCGGTGTCGCGAGCGGGGCTGAAGGTTCAACCGGTCGACCTGGATCCGGCGGACCTCGATTTTCGGGAAGAGGCGCTCCGCGGGATCGACGGCGACAGGATCCTGGCGATCGTCACGCACCACCTCTTCGGCCACCCGAACCGCCTGGTTCGCCTGGAGGCGCTCGCCCGGGAGTGGGGCGCCTTTCTGATCGACGACGCCGCCCAGGGATTCGGCGCCGCGCCGCCCGGAAAGACGGCCGGAGCGGCCGGCGAGGGCGGGCTCCTCTCCTTCGGCCGAGGGAAGGCGATCCCCGCCCTCGGCGGCGGCGCGCTCCTCGTGGAGAAGGGGGGTACGCTCGACGGAGCGCTTCGCGTGCCCGCGGGCGGCGGCCGCGGCGCTCTGCGGACATGCGAGGCTTGGGCGCAATCCCTCTTCTTCCGACCCTCCCTGTACGGAATACCCGCATCGCTTCCCTGGCTCGGGATCGGCGAAACGATTTACGATGAAAGTTTTGCCGTCGGCCCGGCGGAGGGAGCAGTCGCGGGCCTCGCGGAACGCCTGCTTCACGGCCGGGAGGAGAAGACGGAAGCGCGCCGGCGCCGGTCGGAGCGTTACCGGGAGGAGGCCGCGGCGCGAGGGCTTCCGATCCGCTTCCCCGAACCGGCGGGACCCTCCTCCGCGATTCGATGCCCCGTTTATGTTGAAGCGGCCGAGAGGGACGCGGTTTGGCGCGCCGTTCGCTCCCTCGGCGTCGCCGCCTCCTATCCCTCCCCGATCCGAGAAATCCCCGGGCTCGATCCGGAGCGCCTCGTTTCCGGCGGCGGGACGGAAGGGGCGGAGACGATCGCCCGGGAGATCCTGACCCTCCCCACGCATCCCCTCATCGACGACGGAATCGCGGATTCGATCCTGGAGAAGATGGGGAGGGCCCTTCGATGAACGTTTGGGCGATTCTCTTTTGGGCGGCGGCTGCGACGGTTCTTTACGCATACGCCGGCTACCCTCTTCTTCTCGGCCTCGCGGCGGCGGCGCGCGGGCGCCCGGTCCGGCGGGGGGCGATCGAGCCCGAGGTGACGGTGATCGTGCCGGTGCACAACAGCCCCGAGGAGATCCGCGGGAAGATCGAGAACCTTCTCCGGCTCGATTATCCGCCCGATAGGCTTCACATCATAATCAGTTCCGACGGCTCCACCGACGCGACGGAGGAGGCGGTTCTCGCCTTCGAGGACAGAGGCGTCCGCCTCGTCCGTTCCGAGAGGAGAGAGGGGAAGGTGGCGGCGCAGAACCGGGCGCTCCCCGAGGCGACGGGGGATGTGATCGTCTTCACCGACGCCGGCATCCGCCTGAACCGGGAGGCGATCCGGGAGATCGTGAAGCCCTTCCACGACCCGACGGTGGGCTGCGTTTCCAGCGAGGACGAGGTGCCGGGCGGAGGCGAAGGGCTCTACGTCCGCTATGAGATGATGATCCGCAGGCTCGAGGCGCGGGTTCGCACGCTGGTCGGCGTGAGCGGCTCCTTCTACGCGGTCCGGCGCTCTTTGGTCGCCCCCACGGACCGGCGTTTCACGCGGGATTTCCTCGTCCCCCTGGAGATCGTCGCCGCCGGACACCGCGTGGTGAGCGAGCCGCGCGCGCGAGGACGCTTCCTCCCCGTCGCCTCGCCGGGGCGGGAGTTCCGGCGGAAGACCCGGACCGTGATGCGGGGAATGGACGTGCTCCGGCGGATGCGCCGCCTCCTCGATCCGCGCCGCGGCCCTTTCGTCGCCTGGGCGCTCCTCTCCCACAAGGTGATCCGCTGGCTCGTTCCCTGGGCGATGATCGCCGCGCTCGCCGCCTCCTTCCCCCTCGCCGGGAGACCGTTTTTCGCGGTTCTTCTGGCGGCGCAGCTTCTCTTCTACGGGCTCGCCGCCGCCGCGGCGTTCTCCGCGAAAGTGGGGCGGACCTTGCCGGGGAAGGCGGCCCTCTTCCTGCTGACCACCAACGCCGCGGTATTCGTCGCCTGGCTTCTTTATCTGTCGGGACGGCGGGCCGTGACCTGGGAGCCGACGAAGCGATGAGCCTTTTCAGAAGCGCGGCCCGCGAGGCGCTCGGAAGGATCGGGGTACCGGAGGCGCTCCTCCGGCGTCGTCTGCGGCGGGACGGCAACCGGCTGATCCTCCTTTTCCACCGCGTCCTCCCCGACGAGAAGGGGACCGACTTTTCCCCCCCGGGCATGGTCGTTTCTCTCCGCGTTTTCCGGGAGATTCTGGACTGGCTCTCCGGCCGTTTCGATCTCCCGGCGCCGGAGGAATTCCTCGCCGGACACCCGGCGCCCCTTCCGAGACCCGCCGCGCTGATCACCTTCGACGACGGCTGGAGCGACACGGTCCGGAGGGCGATGCCGGAGATGCGCCACCGCGGGATTCCGGGTATCTGTTTCGTCTCCGTGCGCCACGTCGAGGAAGGGAGGCTTTTCTGGCCCGAGCGTTTGATCGCGGCGATGAAGAGCGTCGGACCCGGCGAGTTTCTCCGGCGGACGGGCGAACGCGCGAGCGCGCCCGGCGACCCCGACTCCTTGGA
It contains:
- a CDS encoding CpsD/CapB family tyrosine-protein kinase, giving the protein MKETRILEGYDPEAPSAIEFRRLYSRLRYKQAGKAISPLMVTSAKHEEGKTTTAAFLSVTIARQEKGRVLLMDMDLHRPRMHRLFGLPLRGGATELLRGTAEPEEVVRPTSQENLFILTSGSMVKSPSALVDSEHVGPLFRRLAALYDTVVIDSPPLLPVSDGMVLAGSVSAVLFVIMAGKTPREVVLRGKEILRDVDAPLAGVVINNTKGALPYYYDYKYYGYRYK
- a CDS encoding glycosyltransferase family 2 protein is translated as MTDSRPERLDVSVVIPVYDEEGNVRLLHERTRPVLDGLGLSWEILFVDDGSRDGTFDRLREIRERDRRVRVVRLRRNFGQTAALAAGFQHARGDRVVTMDGDLQNDPRDIPAILAKMDEGFQVVSGWRKSRKEPFLTRRLPSITANALISRLSGVPLHDYGCTLKGYEREVAQRLHIYAEMHRFLPALASLTGARAAEVPVRDHPRHSGVSKYGLGRVGRVMADLVALQMILHFASRPRYWFSYLAFPFALAGTVIGLWAAYWYINQPAGQPPIVLPGTTFLLFFAWFYLLSLGWFAEIVTATGNYRQGSMLSGLIGRGEA
- a CDS encoding glycosyltransferase, with translation MSDPRNAPVEVTVFLYLPYAVDGVDKQIREIREGLAGISHEILILDDGTGKGRGWLDGLPTGAGPVRVVRLSKRFGETAAIDAALPHASGGVFLTVPGTLPVSADEIRSLRERITEGADLVLGARSGEPGGGRERLPLRVYRRLIRGATGASFRDFTSGVRAYRREVAEEIALYGEMIRFLPFLAVGRGYRVEEILLQVSWPRGNGARASRPTVYFNRILDVLTLYFLLRFTQKPLRFFGLVGSILLLPGVLINLYLFIDRVILSHGIAGRPLLLLGILLTVLGVQTISIGLIGEMIIFTHSRETRDYSVREVLE
- a CDS encoding FemAB family PEP-CTERM system-associated protein, with protein sequence MTVRPFRDGDEEHWRAFVGARPESRVGHRIEWRSVLAESFGHRPRYLIAEREGRIAGVLPLVRVEGLVGGRALVSLPWLDDAGPLAEDADTERALLRRAVEIGREERCRYVEIRSLRDLGEPRPVREGKTTLLLELDDPERMWNGFPAKVRNQIRKAEKEGLVAESGGAELLDPFYRVFSRNMRDIGVPVWGRDFFKRMAAAFGPSMEVIVVREEGETPVGGCVLLRHGETAVVPSASSLRDRFRLCPNHLLYWTAIRRAREGGASVFDFGRSTAGSGTYRFKKQWGAAPVPCRWHYALLRADAVPERSTASRKLRLFVEAWKRLPLPLARWLGPVIVRRIP
- a CDS encoding O-antigen ligase family protein; protein product: MNRSGPLSLVLIALVVGAVGALAVVNLPTQVGWALAIALLPIAAVLLAVLKRPFLGVLLIYFLEYFRPQDMIAPLQPLRLPFLTTIAMFGVFIILVIRDPNRRLIWSRQSTTLVGLLAFMGLSVITSINNYWAFQYFRGMALTVILYMLTVNLVDRRTRVRALIGLLVAAHIFLCGKGIVQFLVGNRWGTTGSVGGNFLGDENDFAMALIVIFPFVFFHIEESRRAGKKLFWALLAGVLLVTVMLTMSRGGFVGMSATLFFCWLRSRRKLLGAFVMILLISAVAAIAPSRYFEEIASIRNTDEGTAHKRREYWLAGMRMFAEKPLIGVGPGNSPLYMPRYLDLPNPDTQWGRAMHGTVPLLVAEMGAAGIAIYTILALQCLGDLRKTLRYGRRGKGEGARFARYFGTATLGSAIGFLVTSSFLSALYYPHIYLITSFCVIGLRLSSRAEEEEEER
- a CDS encoding DegT/DnrJ/EryC1/StrS family aminotransferase, which produces MIGRLPPAGFPLRSGDRRAALAGWRDPEGARERLVRSLEEIFPGRRAFPVSSGRAALTLLLDACRRVRPGRDRVAVGAYTCWSVPAAVSRAGLKVQPVDLDPADLDFREEALRGIDGDRILAIVTHHLFGHPNRLVRLEALAREWGAFLIDDAAQGFGAAPPGKTAGAAGEGGLLSFGRGKAIPALGGGALLVEKGGTLDGALRVPAGGGRGALRTCEAWAQSLFFRPSLYGIPASLPWLGIGETIYDESFAVGPAEGAVAGLAERLLHGREEKTEARRRRSERYREEAAARGLPIRFPEPAGPSSAIRCPVYVEAAERDAVWRAVRSLGVAASYPSPIREIPGLDPERLVSGGGTEGAETIAREILTLPTHPLIDDGIADSILEKMGRALR
- a CDS encoding glycosyltransferase is translated as MNVWAILFWAAAATVLYAYAGYPLLLGLAAAARGRPVRRGAIEPEVTVIVPVHNSPEEIRGKIENLLRLDYPPDRLHIIISSDGSTDATEEAVLAFEDRGVRLVRSERREGKVAAQNRALPEATGDVIVFTDAGIRLNREAIREIVKPFHDPTVGCVSSEDEVPGGGEGLYVRYEMMIRRLEARVRTLVGVSGSFYAVRRSLVAPTDRRFTRDFLVPLEIVAAGHRVVSEPRARGRFLPVASPGREFRRKTRTVMRGMDVLRRMRRLLDPRRGPFVAWALLSHKVIRWLVPWAMIAALAASFPLAGRPFFAVLLAAQLLFYGLAAAAAFSAKVGRTLPGKAALFLLTTNAAVFVAWLLYLSGRRAVTWEPTKR
- a CDS encoding polysaccharide deacetylase family protein, producing the protein MSLFRSAAREALGRIGVPEALLRRRLRRDGNRLILLFHRVLPDEKGTDFSPPGMVVSLRVFREILDWLSGRFDLPAPEEFLAGHPAPLPRPAALITFDDGWSDTVRRAMPEMRHRGIPGICFVSVRHVEEGRLFWPERLIAAMKSVGPGEFLRRTGERASAPGDPDSLERLLGRWKRKSEEEREKLLARIVEGGGEAHEKRRVADWSDLRQLAEGGIVIGSHGVNHRILTRVSPETAARELAESRERITAALGRPPDYVAYPNGDRNEAVRRLAAGAGYRFGFSLDGRMEDPYDLPRVNLHDGKATDRRGRWSARRLRWAIGIA